A stretch of the Lactuca sativa cultivar Salinas chromosome 9, Lsat_Salinas_v11, whole genome shotgun sequence genome encodes the following:
- the LOC128129027 gene encoding protein FAR1-RELATED SEQUENCE 5-like has product MYVCNKEGFKRSKTNSSCVGAKKRRRDLRTGCQAMLRISKGKDGIWFVDMFNDTHNHELSTTPTKVMKHRSHGKLHRSLACKSLMIVLGQSGLKPSQIKKVVNAMKTPQDIDVTSKQCVDVLSEQRRQYKGKEFYGLIKHFQDKALVDVNQYFVVDLFEDGSPRNIFRADGRSRDAYTKFRDVVFDVTYMTNKFKMPFSPFVGVNHHGQTILFGGALLENEKEETFRWLFEHLLKCMFNKHPSAMITDQDKAIGNAIKKVFPNTRHRYCAWHIKKHELEHLRPLVAHYSDFKESYTRWVKSDTIEEFEKDWEVMCSKYHLENYCWITDMYNQRKHWVKAYLKDVFLLA; this is encoded by the coding sequence ATGTACGTTTGCAATAAAGAAGGGTTTAAAAGATCAAAGACTAATAGTTCATGTGTGGGTGCAAAGAAACGACGTAGAGATTTGAGGACCGGATGTCAAGCAATGCTTCGAATTTCAAAAGGAAAAGATGGGATATGGTTTGTGGACATGTTTAACGATACCCACAATCATGAGTTGAGCACTACACCTACAAAAGTAATGAAACATCGTTCTCATGGGAAGTTACATCGTTCATTGGCATGTAAATCTCTTATGATAGTACTTGGTCAATCGGGGTTAAAGCCTTCTCAAATTAAAAAAGTTGTTAATGCAATGAAAACTCCACAGGACATTGATGTTACTTCAAAGCAATGTGTGGATGTCTTATCTGAGCAACGAAGACAATACAAAGGTAAGGAGTTTTATGGGCTTATCAAACATTTTCAAGATAAAGCATTAGTAGATGTTAACCAATATTTTGTTGTGGATTTATTTGAGGATGGGTCACCTCGAAATATTTTTAGGGCCGATGGAAGATCAAGGGATGCGTATACTAAATTCAGAGATGTTGTGTTTGATGTTACATACATGACGAACAAATTTAAGATGCCATTTTCTCCATTTGTTGGGGTGAACCATCATGGTCAAACCATACTGTTTGGTGGTGCATTGCTAGAAAATGAAAAAGAAGAAACTTTCCGATGGTTATTTGAGCATCTTTTAAAGTGCATGTTCAACAAGCACCCATCTGCAATGATAACCGATCAAGATAAGGCTATAGGTAATGCAATAAAAAAAGTGTTTCCAAACACTCGACATCGCTACTGTGCATGGCATATTAAGAAGCATGAGCTTGAACATCTTCGACCGCTGGTAGCCCATTATAGTGATTTTAAGGAGTCTTATACACGATGGGTAAAAAGTGATACAATTGAAGAATTTGAAAAAGATTGGGAAGTTATGTGTAGTAAATATCACCTTGAAAATTATTGTTGGATCACCGATATGTATAACCAACGAAAACATTGGGTTAAAGCCTACTTGAAGGATGTTTTTTTGCTGGCATGA
- the LOC111885351 gene encoding uncharacterized protein LOC111885351 gives MGNESGNKSRKERRKEARLDKSKKKFDSWVQHHQLQKTKKSSNNQKAENVEKNTQITEEKETSAPNDLKECKDLKRKKNSQEKSKTKFEEYIDMETQNDDISAMEDVKLERKLAKKLKVKDKKLHGVDDDINMLFEGIPSALESFDTEGGDFSKKTTTSLKKKKRGVSSKDDQINTSLEPKVLRKKKTKFEKYLELDKQDDVASAKEDIALERKLAKKLKVKKGKLGGDDDDINMLFDGISSVFDSLESEENTNTDMEEEEEEEEEAYEATIKKDISRKKRKKNSEQKVNVEITSEDVVQESEHEHEHDDAEASKKEGHAKYVPPQLRSMSKNELEEHAQIRKRVRGLLNRLSESNVEGITMEMSSIFHSIARGVGAQIISEEILASCAGGPRGNEQYASVFSALVAGLACLVGIDFGAKLLASLAKCFEDEYLKEDNLSLRNLTLLLSYLYIFGVCSSDLIYDFMMMLSSRLTEVDVSTILTVLNCCGMRLRSDDPATMKNFIVSIQNKVAELKAMSDNQAKSKRMEFMLETIFDIKNNKKRAKEDTLPHTRIKKWLQKLRVESILVRGLKWSKLIDPNKKGQWWLSGDIISSSNNNNNIENVAKKIDKETSEAQKMLQLAAKQRMNTDARRAIFCIIMSSEDYIDAFQKLLRLDLQGKQDREMMRVVVECCLQEKIFNKYYCVLASQLCTHDKNHKFTLQYCVWDHYGELESMQLMRSMHLAKFIAEMVSNFTLSLAVLKKADLHDTTQLTSKKSMHFRIFFEAVFEYPDNVVWNIFKRVAGDPQYETLRTGIKFFIERYVVGIDKEPFVGKYKIAKKALKSVEEDPFS, from the exons ATGG GTAATGAGTCTGGAAATAAATCTCGTAAAGAGAGAAGGAAAGAAGCTCGATTAGACAAGAGTAAGAAAAAGTTTGATTCTTGGGTCCAACACCAT CaattacaaaaaacaaaaaaaagtagCAACAATCAGAAGGCCGAAAATGTGGAGAAGAATACTCAAATTACAGAAGAGAAAGAAACTTCAGCACCAAATGATTTGAAGGAGTGTAAAGATCTGAAGAGAAAAAAGAATTCCCAAGAGAAGTCAAAAACTAAATTTGAGGAGTATATAGATATGGAAACTCAAAACGATGATATTTCTGCTATGGAGGATGTAAAATTGGAAAGAAAACTTGCCAAGAAACTCAAGGTAAAGGATAAAAAGTTACATGGAGTAGATGATGACATTAATATGTTATTTGAAGGAATTCCTTCTGCTCTTGAGTCCTTTGATACAGAAGGTGgagatttttctaaaaaaactaCAACTTCACTCAAGAAAAAGAAGAGGGGAGTATCATCAAAAGATGACCAAATCAATACATCTTTAGAGCCAAAGGTGTTGaggaaaaagaaaacaaagtttgAAAAGTATCTGGAATTGGACAAACAAGATGATGTGGCATCTGCTAAGGAGGACATTGCTTTGGAAAGAAAGCTTGCAAAGAAGCTTAAAGTGAAGAAAGGGAAATTAGggggagatgatgatgatatcaACATGTTATTTGATGGGATTTCATCTGTATTTGATTCTTTGGAATCTGAAGAAAATACAAATACAGacatggaagaagaagaagaagaagaagaagaagcttacGAGGCAACTATCAAAAAAGACATTTCAAGGAAGAAACGCAAGAAGAACTCTGAACAGAAGGTGAATGTTGAGATTACAAGTGAAGATGTGGTTCAAGAAtctgaacatgaacatgaacatgatgaTGCTGAAGCATCTAAAAAGGAAGGACATGCAAAATATGTGCCACCTCAGCTAAGATCTATGTCAAAAAATGAATTGGAAGAACATGCTCAAATTCGTAAACGTGTGAGGGGTCTTTTAAACAGACTGAGTGAATCAAATGTGGAAGGAATTACAATGGAAATGTCCTCAATCTTCCAT TCTATTGCTCGTGGTGTTGGTGCTCAAATTATCAGTGAAGAAATTTTGGCATCATGTGCAGGGGGACCTCGTGGAAATGAACA GTATGCTTCTGTTTTTTCAGCTTTAGTAGCTGGATTGGCTTGCTTAGTTGGAATTGACTTTGGTGCAAAGCTACTTGCCTCACTTGCAAAGTGCTTTgag GATGAATACCTAAAAGAAGACAATCTTTCCTTGCGGAATTTGACTCTTCTTCTCTCTTATTTATACATATTTGGAGTTTGCTCAAG TGATTTAATCTATGATTTCATGATGATGCTGAGCTCACGTTTGACTGAGGTTGATGTTTCCACTATCTTGACAGTTCTTAACT GTTGTGGGATGAGATTAAGGAGTGATGATCCAGCCACCATGAAAAATTTCATTGTCAGCATTCAGAACAAGGTGGCAGAACTTAAGGCCATGTCAGATAATCAAGCAAAAAGTAAAAGA ATGGAGTTCATGCTTGAAACAATATTTGACATTAAGAATAACAAAAAAAGGGCTAAAGAAGATACCTTACCACATACACGAATCAAAAAGTGGCTTCAAAAG TTGAGGGTAGAAAGTATTTTAGTTAGAGGATTAAAATGGAGCAAGCTTATTGACCCAAACAAAAAAGGTCAATGGTGGTTATCTGGAGATATAATCTCAtcatctaataataataataatattgaaaATGTTGCTAAAAAAATTGATAaagaaacctctgaagctcaaAAAATGCTTCAACTTGCTGCTAAACAAAGAATGAACACAGATGCAAGAAGAGCCATTTTTTGTATAATTATGAGCTCTGAAGATTATATCGATGCCTTTCAGAAACTTTTAAGATTGGATTTACAAGGGAAAcag GATCGAGAGATGATGAGAGTAGTTGTGGAGTGTTGTCTACAGGAGAAAATATTCAACAAatattattgtgttcttgctTCACAGTTATGCACACATGACAAAAACCACAAGTTCACATTACAG TATTGTGTATGGGATCACTATGGAGAACTGGAATCGATGCAACTAATGAGATCAATGCATCTGGCAAAATTCATAGCAGAAATGGTGTCAAATTTTACACTTTCACTTGCAGTGTTAAAAAAGGCGGATTTACATGATACAACTCAGCTAACCTCTAAAAAAAGTATGCATTTTAGGATATTTTTTGAGGCTGTTTTTGAGTATCCGGATAATGTTGTGTGGAATATATTTAAGCGTGTTGCGGGGGACCCACAATATGAGACCCTTAGAACTGGAATTAAGTTTTTTATAGAGAGGTATGTTGTGGGGATTGACAAGGAACCGTTTGTTGGGAAATATAAAATTGCCAAAAAAGCCCTTAAGAGTGTTGAAGAAGACCCCTTTAGTTGA
- the LOC111885406 gene encoding protein FAR1-RELATED SEQUENCE 5-like, with amino-acid sequence MAICFENNDYVLEKELNEIDKKNAIPKELASYKKHYDDATKVVCIMVAAMTPRSFTMNTDIRLADDTTEIHMVEEIDANSYFESTLECEKIIDVNVNLGHDGDESIMGKVFNTPHDAYTFYNQYAFLHGFGIRIHWDYKNKTTNEAYRKMYVCNKEGFKRSKTNSSCVGAKKRRRDLRTGCQAMLRISKGKDGLWFVDMFNDTHNHELSTTPTKVMKHRSLGKLHHSLACKSLMIELGQSGLKPSQIKKVVNAMKTPQDIDVTSKQCVDVLSEQRRQYKGKEFYGLIKHFQDKALVDVNQYFVVDLFEDGSPRNIFWADGRSRDAYTKFRDVVVFDVTYMTNKLKMPFSPFVGVNHHGQTILFGGALLENEKEETFRWLFEHLLKCMFNKHPSAMITDQDKAIGNAIKKVFPNTRHRYCACHIKKHGLEHLRPLVAHYSDFKESYTRWVKSDTIEEFEKDWEVMCSKYHLENYCWITDMYNQRKHWVKAYLKDVFFADMTTSGRSESIHSFFDGFVNSKTMLNEFVVQYDKAIESRRSVEEDEDFKTMNSKPILSSIHPIEAKAEDRIDFEFIVLKSSSSSTDLRDSIALSY; translated from the exons ATGGCCATTTGTTTCGAGAACAATGATTATGTCCTTGAAAAAGAACTAAATGAAATCGACAAAAAGAATGCAATTCCTAAAGAATTAGCCTCCTACAAGAAACATTATgatgatgcaacaaaagttgtTTGCATCATGGTCGCTGCTATGACCCCTAG GTCATTCACTATGAACACAGACATTCGACTAGCAGATGACACTACTGAAATACATATGGTTGAAGAAATTGATGCAAATAGTTATTTTGAATCAACCTTAGAGTGTGAGAAAATAATTGATGTCAATGTAAATCTTGGTCATGATGGAGATGAAAGTATCATGGGAAAGGTTTTTAATACACCTCATGATGCCTATACGTTTTATAATCAATATGCTTTTTTACATGGATTTGGTATACGAATTCATTGGGACTATAAAAATAAGACGACAAATGAGGCTTACCGTAAGATGTACGTTTGCAATAAAGAAGGGTTTAAAAGATCGAAGACTAATAGTTCATGTGTGGGTGCAAAGAAACGACGTAGAGATTTGAGGACCGGATGTCAAGCAATGCTTCGAATTTCAAAAGGAAAAGATGGGTTATGGTTTGTGGACATGTTTAACGATACCCACAATCATGAGTTGAGCACTACACCTACAAAAGTAATGAAGCATCGTTCTCTTGGGAAGTTACATCATTCATTGGCATGTAAATCTCTTATGATAGAACTTGGTCAATCGGGGTTAAAGCCTTCTCAAATTAAAAAAGTTGTTAATGCAATGAAAACGCCACAGGACATTGATGTTACTTCAAAGCAATGTGTGGATGTCTTATCTGAGCAACGAAGACAATACAAAGGTAAGGAGTTTTATGGGCTTATCAAACATTTTCAAGATAAAGCATTAGTAGATGTTAACCAGTATTTTGTTGTGGATTTATTTGAGGATGGGTCACCTCGAAATATTTTTTGGGCCGATGGAAGATCAAGGGATGCGTATACTAAATTCAGAgatgttgttgtgtttgatgttacATACATGACGAACAAACTTAAGATGCCATTTTCTCCATTTGTTGGGGTGAACCATCATGGTCAAACCATACTGTTTGGTGGTGCATTGCTAGAAAATGAAAAAGAAGAAACTTTCCGATGGTTATTTGAGCATCTTTTAAAGTGCATGTTCAACAAGCACCCATCTGCAATGATAACCGATCAAGATAAGGCTATAGGTAATGCAATAAAAAAAGTGTTTCCAAACACTCGACATCGCTACTGTGCATGCCATATTAAGAAGCATGGGCTTGAACATCTTCGACCGCTGGTAGCCCATTATAGTGATTTTAAGGAGTCTTATACACGATGGGTAAAAAGTGATACAATTGAAGAATTTGAAAAAGATTGGGAAGTTATGTGTAGTAAATATCACCTTGAAAATTATTGTTGGATCACCGATATGTATAACCAACGAAAACATTGGGTTAAAGCCTACTTGAAGGATGTTTTTTTTGCTGACATGACAACTAGTGGACGAAGTGAGAGCATTCATTCCTTTTTTGATGGATTTGTTAATTCCAAGACTATGTTGAACGAGTTTGTAGTTCAATATGATAAAGCAATTGAATCTCGAAGATccgttgaagaagatgaagactttAAGACAATGAACTCGAAGCCAATTCTATCTTCTATTCATCCAATTGAAGCAAAAGCAG AAGATAGAATTGACTTCGAGTTCATTGTCTTaaagtcttcatcttcttcaacggATCTTCGAGATTCAATTGCTTTATCATATTGA